A segment of the Pseudalkalibacillus hwajinpoensis genome:
ATACCCTAATTCTTTTAAGCTCTTAAATCGTCCATTACTCCCAATGATGACATGATCTAGTAGATCAACACCCATTGTTTCTCCGACATCTTTCAACCGTTTTGTAACTTCAATATCTTCCCTGCTCGGTGTCGGATCACCTGAAGGATGATTATGAGCTACAACAATAGAAGCTGCATTTACTCTAAATGCTTCTCTATATACATCACGAGGATGAACAATAGAACTATTTAATGTCCCTCTAAAAATGTTCTTTCTCGAAATAAGTAGGTTTTTTGTACTTAGATAAAGAACATCGAAATGTTCTTGTGGAAGTATACTCATGTCTTCCAAATAGTTAGCAGCATCTTCAGGCGAACGAACAATGTACTGTTCATCCTTTTCATACTTTCTAAGATAAGTTGCGATCCCAAAAGCTGAAAGAATTCGATTAGCTGAAATTTCACCAATTCCGGGATAACTAATCAATTCTTCTTTACCCATAGACACAAGTCTCTTTGCTCCAAGCGCGGCCAACTGTCCAGTAATAGATGGGTCGGCCTTACCTCCAATTAGAACAGCTAACATATTTTGAAAACTTGTACAATCTGGACCATATAAACTCATCTCTTCTTTTGCTACATCATAATAACTTTCCATAACGAAACACCCTCTCTTAAAGTTTCATAATCGTAATATTTAATTAACCAGTAAACGCAATATAAAAATCCACCCATGTTCGTTCTCCTGGTTAATAATGAATCTCATAAAATCAATCTTCTAAATCAAAAAATGAAAGAATCGCCGTTTTAAGATTATTTCCTCTAGATTTAGATACTGTTTGCTGAGTACTTAAACGATATTCTTTTTCACTTTTAATCCTCCACATCACAGTATCGCCAATCGCTTGTTCTAAAGATGCTACGAAGATAAGAATTTCTTGTTCAGCATCCTTTTTCTTAGTGGCGCGAGTGCGATACATACGTCGAGTCCCATCCCTTAAAATAACTTCTCCAAAAATACGTGGAGCAAAAGATGAAAATAAGGGGTTAGACTGAACTGATTGTTTACAATCCTCCACAACGTCTCTTCTACCAAAAACCTCTGCTAATGTTACTGCCATAATAAATCATCCCTTCTTCTAAAGTTTTTTGAAACGCAAAAAGCGCCCTCCAGAATGTCTCATTAATAAAACACTGATCATACGATCGGAAGATCATATGATCTGACAGTGTTTTATAGAGTCATCCACAGAGGACGCATACGTTTCATAAGTTAACCGCTAATCCATAAGGATTGCCAAAAAATAAAAACAAAAAGTAATACAACTTAATAATACTATTCAATTTCATTTATGGCAATGTTTTCTAATAATATTATTATCAATAATGATTGTCTTGAGTATTTTATTTTTAGGTTATAATGAGGACAAATATGAGGCTACAAGATGGAGGCTGCTATGACTTACATAGTCACTTTATGTGTTGCATTCTTAGTGTCAAGAATACCTGTTGTAGGGAAATACATTGGAGGTATTGATACACTTCTTCATGAAACTGGACATGCTTTAATGGCTTTAATTACGAGCGGGAGAGTAAGATCAATCCAACTTTTCTATGATAAATCGGGTCTAGCACAAACAGGACAATCTTCATGGCTTGGTGGTGTCTTAACAACATTATCAGGATATGTATTTTCATCCGCTATGGCATTTGGACTCTTTTATCTCTTTAACCTTCAGAAATACGAGTGGATCATTTATGTATTAGCATTTATTGTTCTTTTGAATTTAGTCCTATGGATCCGTAATCTATATGGTTTCTTTTGGTTAATTACATTTGGAGGAATTCTTACATATCTTTGGTTCCATCTTCAAGAACCATTTGTACCTCTAGTGCTATTATTCTTCATATGTGTAAACCTTATGGAGAGTATTTACTCTGCAGCTGTTATATTAGTTATGTGTTATAAAGATCGAAGAAACGCTGGCGATGCATCTATCCTTGCTAAAAAGACATTCATACCTGCTATAGTATGGGGCATAGTGTTCTTTGCACAATCTTTATATTTCGGATACATGAGCATCATGCAGATCTCTTAATGACTCTCTAAATAATATTTAATCTAAGCTCAATTACTACACAAAGAAACTCTTCCAAATTATTTGGAAGAGTTTCTTTTGCTAAAAATATTCAAGCATATAGGGATAAAACTTATATTTAGGTTAGAGGACTTTAACGCTTGGTATTAAAAGAACCACTCATATTAGACATATCTAAAATGTTTGGTCTTAATTTGATCTCATCTTCAACTAACGCTCCGAGATAACGGAATAAGTTTATCTCTGAAATTCCATTCTGGCTTTTTTGATAATGTCTTTAATGAATGGTTCTTTTTGTTGGGTGTATGCTGGTCTGTCATACTTGTATTTAGTAGCTAGTTCACTTTTTAACAGGGCATATTCCTCAGCAAATTCAGGGTACTTTCTAAGATAATCACGAAATACTGTTTTTTCAATCCATTCTGTACTATGTATTTCACAAATATGTAAGTGACAAGTCCCTTGCCCCCATAATCCCTTTCTGAAAAATCTTCTATCTGTTAATTCTGGTTTTGGAACATATTCAAATTCTATTTCACTTAAAGGTTGCACGAAAGCTGATGTACTTTTTAAATCCTTTATCCCTACCATAATGTCAATAATCGGCTTAGCTTTTAATCCTTTTATTGAAGTGCTTCCAATGTGTTCAATTCCAGTTATTGGATCACCAATAGCAGCAATAATTCGCTTTCTCTCATAATCGAATTGACTTTCCCATTCAGTATTATACTCATTCAAATTTACAATCGGTTTTGTCATTACTACTCCCACCAATAAATAGACCTTTAAATTAAATTCTATGTAATATGACACGAACCCTTCTATAATCTTATTTCCGTAAACCTACTAGAGCGCTTACTTTTATTAAATAAACGCTCCGATTTAACGGAACAATGGACTCAATTCACTATTCTTGAGTGGCCCCTAAACATAAACTCAGTTTCAAAACAAAACTACAGCTGCAATGAGTATAACCTGGTTCTTGTTGTTTGATATGGGAATTATTTGGTTACTAGTTATTATAAAGAAAGGGTGGCTATTATGGAATTCTTAGCAGTAATATTGATGACTATAGGATTAATCGCAGCTCCTGTGATCGGCTTCTATTACCCCAGTTGGAGGAGTATGAAAGGGACTGCTTTGTCAGAAAGTCAACTTTATGGAGTAAGAGCTTTAGGAATTGGAATTTTACTTCTTATGTTTGTTTTCAGTCAACTCATTTTATAAAAGGGCAAAGGTTTTATTATACTTCTACTTTTAATTTTTCAGCTATGTTAAAGATTATTGTTAATATTGGAGCTAAAAAAGGGAACCCCCGTCCAAAATGGGGTTTCTCCAGTTATTCAAAAATAGCTCCGAGTTTACAGAAGACTCGGATTCAAGATAATACACAAAGATTCATACAATAATGCATTACCTTCAATGTGATATATATTATTTATTTTTCTGTAACAAGTCTAACTTTTGTTCAAAGTAATCTAATTATTTTTTTGTTTTCCTTTTAAGTTTGCTCAATTAACAACCCGTTACGTGATGATTAGTAACGGGTTGTAAGATTATTTCAGTGATTCACTTTCTATTATTTTGCATATATTACCTTCATTATGATCTACAATGACTTCTACCTGCTCATATCGGTCAATTAGTTGGGACCTGAAATCTTCAAGCCTCTGGATACGGTTAATTACATCTCGAATATGGCGTTCCAGTAAGCTTTTCAGATGTTCGCACGGACGTATATTATTGGAACTAAGATTGATTAACTCCTTAATATCATCTAATGATAGACCGAATTGCTTTGCCTGTAAAATAAAGCGGAGCTTACTTTCGTCTTCATTAGAATAGATACGATACTTTGACTCTGTTCGCTTTGGAGGATTAATTAAGCCTATTCGTTCATAGTACCTTATTGATTGAGTACTAATATTAAATTTCTTACTTAAATCTCCAATTAATAGGCCCTCACTCAAAAAATCACTCCCTTAAATAATTAACAGTCTTAGCCCTGACCAATTCCTGCTTTCTCCAGTTCTTCACGAGTTATGCGTTGTTGCTGCTGACAACAATCTATAAGCATTCCATCAACCACTACTGCTGGGACTCGAGTAATCCCATATTCTTTTGCTTTTTCCAGACCTGCTTTTTCTTTACTTGTTTCATTTAAATTATAGTAAGAAATAGAACAGTGATCACAGCTTAACTCTTCCACCAAACTTACGGTTTCATCACACATTGGACAGCCTGCAATAAAAACCTCTACATTTCTTTTTCCCATTTCATAACACCTCCAGTAGATTTACCATAAATATAAACCTTATACTAAACTACAAGGTCAAGAGGTTAATTTAAAATCATATTGAACAAGGGTCAACCCTTACTTCTTCTGCTGTGTTTCGCCAATAAACCTTTCTTATAAATTTTAATTAAAACGATACTAACGATCAAAACGAATAAAATGATGAACCCCCAATTCGTTTGTAGCGAGTTTATATACAACCAGCCCATCACCATCATCGGCGGAATGATTCCCAAAGCTGTAGACCACGTGAACTGCCAAAAAGTAATGGATACTAATCCTGCCCCGTAATTGAGTAAATTAAATGAAAATAAAGGAATTAAACGTAATATAAACAAACCGAACGTTCCATTCTTTTGAAACCACCGATCAAACTTTTCGTGCTTTTCTATGGAAACAAATTTTTCTACTAATGGCTTTCCAAATAAACGAGCTAAATAAAAAGATAAATAGGCACCAAGCATTGAGCCAATCCAAGTATATAGGAGTCCTAATGCAAAACCATAAATATAGATATTTGCAAACAAAATGATTTCTGAAGGAACAAAAACGACGCTGTGTAAAACCATTAAAAAGATAGCGAAAAGTGGACCCCAAAAGCCTAATGATCTCATGTAAGTTTTCAGACTTTCAACGGCATCAGTTGAAAAGAGAATGGGAATTATCTCTCTAAATGATGGAACCATCCATACCATCAAAAAGAAAACCACGAGTCCTACCACAACAACCGAACGAATATGTTTTATACAATCACTTCCTTATTTTTAAAATTTGTTTATTCTTTTCGCTAGAAAAGAAACTTATTTTTTATTTCTTCTTTTGTACTTTATAAAGTCATAAACCATGTAGACGGTGGCGACGATTATCAATATCGTATTAATGGTTTGAAATTCTTTTCCGTAGTAGTTAGGATTCCAATAAGAAACGGGACCTTTTATCACAAAGTCACTGATTGGATAGAAAATCGGTGTAGCGTCTGTCACATGCGTCAGTAAATCTGTAATAATATGACCTACCCATCCAAATAAGAGCGCATGTAACCGGGTTAACTTTAGACCTTTTCTCCATACAACCCCACCGTATACAATTCCCCAGATAATGAGTGAGTGTCCCGTTTTTCGGAGCATATCTACTACTGGATTATTGAACATTTCAAGAATAAAATCGTGCAATTGATTCACTGATTTACTAGATGAATCCATTTCGAATCCAGACATGACTAACTGAAATACGTCTACGAATAACTGAGTGTTCAGAATTCCTTTTTCAATGGCAAGGAAGAAGAACATAATGAAATAAATCACATCTGGCCCAACAGCACCTAACAAAAACCATTTCACTAAGTTCTTTTTTTTTTCGAAAAACAACGTATGTCCAAAATCCATGGTGAATGGTATTCAATCTTTATGACCTCGTTTCTGGGTCTTTTAAGACCTCATTTATTCAAATCATGACTCATTAAAGCGTGTTTCACCCGGAACTACAATTCTATAAGGAATTTGTATTTCCTTTCCGTTTGTCAACTCAACCGAAATGTCCATCTTTAACGTCCCTGCTGCATGTAGTAAATTACCTGTTAGCTTATAGGTTCTGTCATCAACTGCAAACGCTTTTCTTTCTACTTTCCAGTTAGGAGGCATACTAAGAACAACAGAAACGTTGCGAATAGTTGAATCCTCTTGGAACTGTAAGGTAATTGTATTTTGTCCAACATGAAACGGCGTAACATCTACATCGAGAGCTAAGTCTTCTTTAACATTTTTCTCAAGATAGACCCCTTGCTCACCGGCACCAGGATTGGTTGCGACTAACGAAGCTGCAAAAAAGAGAGTGATAATTCCAAAAAACACCTCAGCTCTTGTTCTTACAAAGAAAGAATGATCAAATTTTGAACTCATATTCAGGATCGTTTTTCGCTGAACATATCCTATCACTACCAGGATAATAAATAATGTTGTTTTTATAACAAGAGCTCTTCCCCACTCACTTACGAACAGACTCCCTAAAGAAAAAGAAGGAAGAAATTGAAAGGTCATCGCGATTCCTGAAAAGATGATCACTAAGACACTTGATAAAGCCCATTTTGTAAAGGGCACTCCAGCAGTTTTTATCCATTTTATATTATTTAGGCCTTTAGGTTTTAACAATAATGCCAAAAGACCTCCCATCCAAATTGCAACGGCTAGCACATGAAGATAGGAAATAGCCATTGTTACATAACCACCATATCTTGGATAAGAGGCATGTCCTATGACAAATGGCAACATTAATAATGTTAGTCCAAATAATAATAGCCTTATCTTTTTGATTAAAAAACCAAAAGAAAGTAAAAGAAATTGAACTATAGGAATCCAAGTGAACTTTAGTTGAATGAATTCGACTATGGATAACTCATGTAACTCTGTCCTTTGATAAATCACCATTAAAGTGATACCTAAAGCACTAACTATAAAAAGTAAGATATTTAACGTTAAGGACTGATAATGCCAAAACTGATTTTTAGTCACCACAGTATGAAACCAGTTAAAGCCGAATAACAGTGATAAACCAATAAAAATGAACCAATATGCTATTTGTTTTAATTCAAAAGTAAAATCAAGTATTGACCATATGAGGCCTCTATCTACTAATCCTGCGCCTTGACTTAATGAAGAAAACTCATCGACTGCAAAATAAAAAACGCCCTGTTTATTGTTAGAGAATATCTGCTTGTCTACTTCAGACGGAGAGGCATACCAGGTAACCTGGTATGTTCCTTGATCAAGTTCTTCTGAAAATGGAATAATGATATGGGAAGGATTTTCGGAATTAGCCATTGGAATTTTCATTTTAATTACTTCTTGTTGGTCATTAAAAAGTCCGAATGCTGACACTTCTGCAGGATGATTAAACCATAATTCCAATTGGTCTGGGGACCCCTTAATGATTTCCCCATCTCTAATACTTGATCTTATTAGTTTGAAATCCATGTCTTCTTCTACTGAAGCCCTTTTCTGGATAAAAAAATTGAATTCTTCTTTAATCGAATATCCATCTAATGCTAAGACGTTTATCCTGACAATATATTTTCCAGGCTCTAGTTTACTTTCTAAAGCAACATTGATATTTCCCGCATCTTGTGAACTAAGTTTGGTTTCTTTTATTTGAACCTCGGATCAGGTTCCATCAATGATCTTAACCGATTCTGAATGTAAAATAACAGGATCTTGAAACGTAATCTCTATTACTGAAGGTGATACTTCCAATACCTCTCCATTTTTGGGAGACGTTTTTTCTAACGAAGAGTGTGCATCCACTATGGATGAATCAACAATAAGTAAGAATAATGCTATTACAAACAATGGTACTACTTTAGTAAGTTTTATCCTGTGACTCACTGGAACACTTCTCATAATTGTTCATGACCATTCTTAGGATTGCTATCAGTATCTTTTCTATTCACACCTTCTATGACCAAAAAAAGGCCCTTATAGTAAGATTCTACTCTCACAACTTCTATATTGGATGCTTTCAGTAATTCCAACGTATTGCGATTTAGATGACATCCATCACAAATTCGCTTCCATACTGGGGTCAAAATATCTTGTGTTTTCCCCAACAATGATTGATTCATTTTGACATGTTCAAATAGCAATATGGAAGAATTAGGTCTACAAACACGTTGGATTTCATCAATCGCTTTTTGAGGGTCCGGAATGGTGCAGAAGACAAGTGTCGCAACAGCAGTATCAAACGTGTTATTTTCATAAGGTAATATCTCAGCATTGCCATTGGTCATGTGTATAGAAATTTTTGATTGTTTCAACCTTCTTGTAGCTTGTTTCTTCATCGAGGGATTCGGTTCAATTGCATCTACTCTTGTTACTTTATGATAAAGTGGGAAATTCACTCCAGTTCCAGACCCAACCTCTAACACTCTTCCTGTTGCCTTATTGATTAGAGTTGCTCTAATTTTCCTAAACCTAACTTTCTCTAAAGGAGCCATAGTACAATCGTATAGCATTGGACCCCATTTCTTCATAACTCATCGCTCCCAACTTAACTGTTAATCCTCACAAAAATAGTTAAGGCCTCTAAACGAGGCCTTAACAAGATCGTGTATTACTTTGAAGTATTACTTTTTTCTACGTTGCCTTCTTGAGATTCCATAAAGTTACCACAAGCCTCTATCATTTTCTCTCCCTGAGGAGAATTCATAGCATTCATCATGCTAGACATGTTTCCATTTTCCATCATTTTCGTCATTCCGTTACCATTCATCATGTTCATCATACTGTTTCCATCCATATTGCCCATCATGTTATTGCCATTTGCTGAGAAACCCACTCCATTATTCTCAGCTCCTTCTGCAAATGCAGCTTGTCCGACTACTAAAAGTGCGGCTAGTGCAAAAGAAAATATAAATGACCCTTTTTTTAGTCTCATCATCTTCACTCCTTTTATTTGATAATCCTAAGTCTACTCTTTAAATTTGTTGAATTTGTGAAGATGGCTAACAGTATGTTATTTCTTACAACCGACATAAAGCACTCATAATAATTTAATCTCTACTCTTTAAAATGGCCCTTTTATCATTGTATTCTTTTTCATCTATTTCTCCTTTAGCTAAACGATCCTTTAATATTTGGAGAGAATGATCTTCCTTTTTATCAAAAGGCTTTCTAACTAGTACTGTGATTCCATATATGATAAAACCTAGAATAACTATCCATAAAAGCATGCTAATTACATCCCAACCCATCATCATATTTTCCACTCCTTAATTGGTATTATGAAACGACTGACACTAAAACAAGTCACATATAGGATTTAATTCTCATTTCGGTATTGCTTCCATATTCTATAGACACTACCTTAAGGCATCATGTCATTAAATCTGACCCTGTTTTGTTTGTTCGATTTTCAATTTATGACCATACATTTATCCTTTATTATCTTCACACACAGTAACTACGCTCCCCTATGGCACTTAGTAGATATGAATACAGGGTATCAATAGCAAATCAACTAAATGCTCATTGAACTCAAGGATTTTTTCCCACTAATCACTTTCATCAAAGTACGTGGTAGTGTACACAGATCTAAATTTATTTACTCAAAGTCGAAGATGAATCATCCCTCGTGACCAAATTTGAAAAAATCTGTAGTCTCAAACTTTTGGCCATTATTAGATGACGTTACTGTTTTATATTAGTTAGAAGTGGCCACTCCCTTTGTCGCTATCCGTTCCCAATTACTACCATTTTTCCTAGTGAGAAAAATATCTTTCAGGAAAGTTGTAAATACTACTTCATTTGAATCTTGCGGGTTTATTGCAACATAGGAAATCGCATCCCCATCACTTAGTCCAGGTATAGGAAGGGCCGTTTCTTCTCCTGAATTAATATTCACCTTAATTAAAGAAGCTTCCTCCGTAATAGTCCCTACGAATAAGTCTCCTTCTTCAGCAAAAGCTAAAGAAGTAGCTGCAATATCCATTAATATTTCAAAAGTATTTCCATAGTCTTTCGATAAAAACACCCCTTCATTTGTACTAATAACTATAATGTTCTCCAGAGTAGGATGTACAGCCATAGCTGCTGGTTGACCACTTACACCATTCATCTGACTTTTCTCCCAAGTTTTAGTATCATCTAATGTGTAATATAGACCTGTCTCTTCCATTCGTGAGTTTGGTTCAGGGTTCTGAACATAAATAACATGCGAATAATATCCAGCCGTCATGCTATGGAAGTCAATTTCACCATATAAATTTAGCCTTTCAAGATTTCTCCCCATATTATCGCTCTTTACAATTCCAAAGGGGTTCTTCATATTGGATGAAGGCGATGGATGACCGCTGCTGTAAAAGCCCTCATCAGTTATTGAAAATCCCATATAGTCATGTTTTTCTCCCTCAGGGATTCCCCATTCGTCATGGGAAAAGATCCTTAGTCCATCGTGCGCTGATATCTCTCACGAATTGCGAACTCCAATTTCATATCTACAGGGATATGCACAGGTATTACGAGAGGGTTACTACCAGAACAATGATGAAAAACAACAGTATCTAAAAATTATTCAGGATGAATCGAAGCGACTAACTCAATTGATTAATGACGTATTTGAACTATCTAAAATGGAAGAAGCTCGTATTGAACTCAATTTTGACTATGTAAATATAAGTGAAATAGCTGAGCAAGCACTTTCAAAGGTACAAAGAGAAGCTCAGATTAAAGGATTAAATACATCCCTTAGGGTAACCAATCATTTACCTCTGATAAAGGCTGATTCAGTAAGGATGGAACAAATATTTATTAATTTACTAAGCAATGCGATACGTTATTCAAATGAAGGATTGATCAAGATGGAAATAGTATTTAACCATAAATACCTAAAAGTAGATATTGCAGATAACGGGATCGGTATAATGATCCAATTTGATTCAATAATATTTCTCTTGTATACACTTGATTTGGTTGACTAACTAAAAGATGAAACAATTCAAACTCTTTCCGAGTGAACTCAACTAATTGCTCGTTAACCTTAACCTCTCTACTAACACTATCAATGGATAACCCATCTTGTATAAAATAAGGAGTAGAAGAGGATTGACCAATTTCATGGCGTCTTAAAAGTGCATTTACACGTGCCACCAATTCCTCAGGAGCAAACGGTTTAGTTAAATAGTCATCTGCACCCAAATTCAAGCCTCGAACACGATCAGTTATATCGGTTCTGGCTGTCAGCATCAGAATTGGGACATTTTGAAATTCTTGAATCCTGTAACAGACCTCCCATCCATCAATATCTGGCATCATAATATCTAAAATGACCAGGTCATAGGAAGATTGTGAAGCCATATCGACTCCAACAGTACCATCTCCTGCTTCATCGATTATACGAAAGAAGATGCAATAAATAATGGTGATATAACCCCTACGAATATAACCGCTACTCAGCGAAGTAAAATCAATAAATTTATGGAAAATGTTAAACAAAAAAAACCAGACTTCATTCGATTTGTTCAATTTTCTTCAAATAATGAGGCTATTATTACTGAATTTCAATTTAATGGAGAACTAATTTACTATCTTTACGACAGTAGCCGAAACAAGAGAGGAGAGCATAATACTATTTTAGAAGACGGGAGTCGTAAGGTAATTATGGAAGACTATTGTAGAGAATTAGTGCCAGATTCATATATGCCTTATATAACTGACTGTTATAGATACGAGGCTCACGAGTTTTAAACTTGAAAAAAATGAATTAATGGCAATAAATTTCAATACTTGCTCCAGAAAATCGGAACAATTGCTTAATAAAAGTAAGCGCTCTAACTAGGGTTAGCGCAGTTTAATTGAAAAGTAGTTTTGTTTGAGGAAGGAGGGAGAACAATGACCCAACTATTATGCTGAGATTCTTCGATCTTTGCCTCCTCCAATGTGCCAACCCCTTTGTTTTTCCATGATTGGAGAATACTTTTCACATAACCCTAATTTGGTTTATTTCGATACAAAGACCTCTTGAAATAATTCACTATGAAGGATTTTACGATGAAGTTTTATCCAGCCCTGCATCTTATACATCCTTTCAAACTTCGTGATGTTAAATTAAAGTCAAATCACCTGATGATTCATCTCTTGTTCTCGAACCCAAATATCTATCGTCTCTTTGGAGAAAAAAATTCTTCTTCTAATTCGAAAATGCGGAATTTCTTCCGTTCTAACCATTGTATAGATCGTATCATTGCATACACCTAAATAATCAGCAGCTTCATTTACAGTTAAGGTTCTTCTTTCCATTAAAATCCTCTCCTATTTTAGTTTTGATAAATTACTTATCATTTTTGAGATAAAAAAATCCCATCAGTAGACTTATTCCATTAGCATCAACTAAATTTGTGCCATAAATAAATTCTCGATCAGGATTGATAGTGAGTTATTATAATAGTAATCACTAGAGAATATGCTCTTGTCTCTGGTTTAAGCAAGCTTCTTCATACGTTTTCAATATATATATAATCTTATTGTTTCTATTTAGTCCCTCTCTACTGATAAATAATTTATCTAACTTAACTAAACCTTACATGATAAAAAACTTATCGCCAATGATTTTTGATAATTTTTTTATCTATACTAACGATAGAAGGGGTGTGAAAACCTTGTTAAGTAAAAGTTTAAAAGTATTGAGAGGATCAAAGACTCAAAATGAAGTGGCTGATGCACTTGGAATATCAAGGGCTAGATATTCTCACTATGAAAACGATCATGTTGAGCCAGATATTCAACTACTAATAAAAATGGCTAATTATTTTAATACAACGATAGATGATCTTCTTGGCAATACCGCTGGTTTGTATTTAGGGGTACCACCAACAGTTTGACATAAAACCCACGCTAAGCAAATTTCGAAATAAAATAAGCCGATGATTCCTACGCTAAGGAATCATCGGCTTATTAGTAACTATTCTAGTCGTTTTATTATCTGTATAAATCCAGACATCTTTCCATTTGGTTATTCATGATAATCAATCCAAACATGCTGGTACTTGCCATTTTTAGGGTTCCTTTGTGGTAACTCCTCAGTTTTTTCTATTGAAAGGGTAGTTAGCCCCTGTGTTGCAAAGTAATCTAATAGGGCTTCATAAGGTACACTCTGTATTAGTGACAGGATATGACCAAAGCTATTTTTACTTTAATGATCCACTAACAAACACAAAGAATAAAAAGGTCAAAATAGCAGACTTAGTTGGTTAAGATAGATTCCATTATTTGGAAGAAGAAAAACAAAAGCTCCCTACTGTTAACCAGAGGGACTTTTGAAGATTGTTTTTTAATTTATTAAACTCAAAAGGGCACTGAAAGTTTCGTTCTCCACCATGATATAGATTCCTAAACCAATAAAGACAATGGGTATAATCCACCTACCATAATTCTCTAAGGTTTCAGAGACATGTTTAAAAGCTGCCAAACGATATCCAATAAAACACCAAATTGCCACCATAATAAAGAAAGTAATAACCGTTACTGCTAATTGGTTCATGGTTAAAGTAGAGAAGAAAGGAACATATATTCCAATGTTATCTCCGCCATTAGCAAATGTTATAAATGCTACACTTAAAAAGACACTATTATACTTTCCAGAATTTAAACTTGAAAGAATTGCATTTTCATCATCGTCTTCTCCCTTGATA
Coding sequences within it:
- the radC gene encoding RadC family protein, with amino-acid sequence MESYYDVAKEEMSLYGPDCTSFQNMLAVLIGGKADPSITGQLAALGAKRLVSMGKEELISYPGIGEISANRILSAFGIATYLRKYEKDEQYIVRSPEDAANYLEDMSILPQEHFDVLYLSTKNLLISRKNIFRGTLNSSIVHPRDVYREAFRVNAASIVVAHNHPSGDPTPSREDIEVTKRLKDVGETMGVDLLDHVIIGSNGRFKSLKELGYF
- a CDS encoding DUF6018 family natural product bioysynthesis protein codes for the protein MAVTLAEVFGRRDVVEDCKQSVQSNPLFSSFAPRIFGEVILRDGTRRMYRTRATKKKDAEQEILIFVASLEQAIGDTVMWRIKSEKEYRLSTQQTVSKSRGNNLKTAILSFFDLED
- a CDS encoding M50 family metallopeptidase, whose amino-acid sequence is MTYIVTLCVAFLVSRIPVVGKYIGGIDTLLHETGHALMALITSGRVRSIQLFYDKSGLAQTGQSSWLGGVLTTLSGYVFSSAMAFGLFYLFNLQKYEWIIYVLAFIVLLNLVLWIRNLYGFFWLITFGGILTYLWFHLQEPFVPLVLLFFICVNLMESIYSAAVILVMCYKDRRNAGDASILAKKTFIPAIVWGIVFFAQSLYFGYMSIMQIS
- a CDS encoding GrpB family protein yields the protein MTKPIVNLNEYNTEWESQFDYERKRIIAAIGDPITGIEHIGSTSIKGLKAKPIIDIMVGIKDLKSTSAFVQPLSEIEFEYVPKPELTDRRFFRKGLWGQGTCHLHICEIHSTEWIEKTVFRDYLRKYPEFAEEYALLKSELATKYKYDRPAYTQQKEPFIKDIIKKARMEFQR
- a CDS encoding MerR family transcriptional regulator, with protein sequence MSEGLLIGDLSKKFNISTQSIRYYERIGLINPPKRTESKYRIYSNEDESKLRFILQAKQFGLSLDDIKELINLSSNNIRPCEHLKSLLERHIRDVINRIQRLEDFRSQLIDRYEQVEVIVDHNEGNICKIIESESLK
- a CDS encoding thioredoxin family protein produces the protein MGKRNVEVFIAGCPMCDETVSLVEELSCDHCSISYYNLNETSKEKAGLEKAKEYGITRVPAVVVDGMLIDCCQQQQRITREELEKAGIGQG
- a CDS encoding TVP38/TMEM64 family protein gives rise to the protein MVWMVPSFREIIPILFSTDAVESLKTYMRSLGFWGPLFAIFLMVLHSVVFVPSEIILFANIYIYGFALGLLYTWIGSMLGAYLSFYLARLFGKPLVEKFVSIEKHEKFDRWFQKNGTFGLFILRLIPLFSFNLLNYGAGLVSITFWQFTWSTALGIIPPMMVMGWLYINSLQTNWGFIILFVLIVSIVLIKIYKKGLLAKHSRRSKG
- a CDS encoding CopD family protein → MDFKLIRSSIRDGEIIKGSPDQLELWFNHPAEVSAFGLFNDQQEVIKMKIPMANSENPSHIIIPFSEELDQGTYQVTWYASPSEVDKQIFSNNKQGVFYFAVDEFSSLSQGAGLVDRGLIWSILDFTFELKQIAYWFIFIGLSLLFGFNWFHTVVTKNQFWHYQSLTLNILLFIVSALGITLMVIYQRTELHELSIVEFIQLKFTWIPIVQFLLLSFGFLIKKIRLLLFGLTLLMLPFVIGHASYPRYGGYVTMAISYLHVLAVAIWMGGLLALLLKPKGLNNIKWIKTAGVPFTKWALSSVLVIIFSGIAMTFQFLPSFSLGSLFVSEWGRALVIKTTLFIILVVIGYVQRKTILNMSSKFDHSFFVRTRAEVFFGIITLFFAASLVATNPGAGEQGVYLEKNVKEDLALDVDVTPFHVGQNTITLQFQEDSTIRNVSVVLSMPPNWKVERKAFAVDDRTYKLTGNLLHAAGTLKMDISVELTNGKEIQIPYRIVVPGETRFNES
- a CDS encoding copper resistance protein CopC, whose amino-acid sequence is MRSVPVSHRIKLTKVVPLFVIALFLLIVDSSIVDAHSSLEKTSPKNGEVLEVSPSVIEITFQDPVILHSESVKIIDGT
- a CDS encoding class I SAM-dependent methyltransferase; its protein translation is MKKWGPMLYDCTMAPLEKVRFRKIRATLINKATGRVLEVGSGTGVNFPLYHKVTRVDAIEPNPSMKKQATRRLKQSKISIHMTNGNAEILPYENNTFDTAVATLVFCTIPDPQKAIDEIQRVCRPNSSILLFEHVKMNQSLLGKTQDILTPVWKRICDGCHLNRNTLELLKASNIEVVRVESYYKGLFLVIEGVNRKDTDSNPKNGHEQL